TGACCCGCGAGCAGTTCCAGCGTGGGCAGACGGTCACGGCTGCTCGTGTCGTCGCGCGGCCGCCGGGCCCGTTGCCTCGCCGCTGGGAGGAGTACCTCCTGCTGCGTGAGCGGGTGATCAAGCACCTGGGTCCGCTTCCGGAGCCCGTCTGAGGAGACAGAGGTCACCGGGCCGGGGCGAGGGGGACGACGCCCTGACCGCTGGTGACCTGGGTCAGCCGCAGCGAGGACCCTTCGGTTAGGACGATGTGGGCATGGTGCAGGAGCCGGTCGACGGCGGCGATGGCCAATGTCTTGGGCATGATCGCGTCCGCTCCAGCGCTACACCGGCTCTCGCGAGGACTACGCCGCGACCCACCAGGCGATCGCTTCATTGGTTTCGGACCGTTCGGCTCGCCGACCGACCCGCCGCAAGCCGCGCACCGGGGTCGCGCCCGTCCGGCAGGCCGCCTACTGATTCCTCATGCTGTCTGTCGAGCCGCGTGAGTGGTGGAGGCACGGCCTCGTAGGTCCGTCCGTCGCGTAGGAGTGCCCAGAGGACGTTGACCCGGCGGCGGGCCAAGGCCAGGACGGCCTGGATGTGGCGCTTGCCCTCGGAGCGTTTGCGGTCGTAGAAGCGGCGGGAGTCCTCGCAGTGACGGATGCTGAACAACGCGGAGATGTAGAAGACTCGTTGGAGTCGGCGGTTGTAGCGTCGTGGGCGGCGGAGGTTGCCGCTGGTCTTGCCGGAGTCGCGGGGAACGGGAGCAACGCCGCCGAAGCCGGCGAGGCGGTCAGGAGTGCCGAAGTGGCTCATGTCGCCGCCGGTCGCGGCCAAGGGGTAACCATGCTCATCGTCACCCGCGAGGGTGACCGCCGGTGCAAACTCCCGCCGTACCGGCGTGCGCTGGTCGCCCTGGTGTACCTGCGAAGGCACGACACCCTCGCGCAGATCGCGGCGGCCTTCGGTATCTCGGTGGGCACCGCCCACGCCTACACCACCGCGGTGATCCACCTTGGCAAAAGGACTCGCTGGTTCTGGGTCTCCGAGTCTGATGGAAGCAAGCGCCTCATTATTTAGTTTCAAATGAGACCGTATCGAGTGAAGTAGACTGATGTCATGGCCGACGACGTTCTCCACCACTCCACCGCCGCGCGTGCGACCGACCGTCCCGGGGATCCCTCTCCTTTCGCTCTCGGGCTGCTGCTGCGCCGGGCGCACTGGCGTGTAGGCGCGGTGATGGGGGAGGCGCTTCGGCCGCTCGGCATCGAGCTGCGGCATTTCGCTGTGCTGATCGAGCTGGTCAACCACGGGCCCACCGTGCAGCGGGATCTGGCGGCGGCGACAGGCACGGACAAAGCCGGGATCATGCGGATCGTGGACGACCTGGAGCGCAAGGGTCTGGCCGTACGCAAGGCGGTTCCCGGGGACCGGCGGGTCCGGGCGGTGGAGATTACACCTGGGGGACTGGAGCTGTTCGATTCCGCGCACGTGGCGGCAGAGCCGCTGGCTGAGCGTCTGGTTGCCGAACTGGGGCGCGGCGAGCCCGAGCAGCTGACGGATCTCCTGACCCGGCTTGCCCATCCCGCAGACGACGAGGCGTAGGCGCGTCCGCGTCGGCCCTCTTGGGCACATGTGGCTTCCGTAGCGCAATCCTGCCTTGAGGGCTGCGGATGCCGCGCGCCGTGCACCTGGCCGGGATGATGATCTGCACCCATGCGAGCGCCACCGGACGGCCGACCACTCGGCCGTCCACATTGCAGCGCTGCCCCCCGGGGGGCAGGGCGCCAGTGGCACGAGCGTGGGCCCCGAGTACGCCGTGCGACGTCCTGGGGTGAGGCGTCGCACGGCGTCCGGCGGCCCGCACAGTTACGCGGCGAGACGCTCCGCGAGTCCCTTGGCCTTGGAGGTCGCCTCTTCGAAGGCGTGCCGGCGGGACGCCTCGTAGCGAGGGATCAGCTCGGACATGGCCGGGTTGCGAGGAGCCATGGTGAGTTCCGGAACGATGAACTCGAGGTCCAGGCCGAGGGTGCCCTTGAGGACGGCCTCCAGGTAGTTCTGTACGAAGTCGTAGCCCTCGCGCGGGGTGCCCGGCGCATAGGAGCCGCCGCGGCTGGCGACGACGAGGACCGGGGTGCCCTGGGCGGAGGGGGCCTCCCCGGCGGTGCGGCCGAGCAGGAGCACGCTGTCCAGCCACGCCTTGAGGGTCGACGGAATCGAGAAGTTGTACATGGGGGCGCCGATCAGGACGGCGTCCGCCTGCTCCAGCTCCTCGATGAGCTTCACGCGTGCGGCGAACGCGGCGGACTGCTCCGGATTGTGCTCGGACGGCGAGGTGTAACCGGCGGACCAGGCGTCGGCGGTGATGTGCGGGACGGGGTCGGCAGCGAGGTCGCGGTAGATCACCGTGCCTTCCGGGTGCTGCTCCTCCCATGCCCTGCGGAAGGCGGCCGTGACCGAACGGGACGAGGACGCCTCGCCAGAGAACACGGACGAGTCGATGTGCAGCAGCGTGGCCATGGATTTTCTCCAAGATGCAGTGCCCGAGACCGGGGGCCAGGGGCTGTGGATTCCGTCTTGATTGTTTCACACGATACGATCTCGACTGCTACCGTCGTGGCTGTGACGAAGGCCCTGTGGAGTGGAATGGAGCGGGCGGGCATGGACACCTATGAGGCGGTCACGAGCCGACGGGCGGTGCGCGCATTCACAGAGCGCCCTGTTCCGAGGGAGACACTGGAGCGCGTTCTGTCCACCGCGGCCTGGGCGCCGTCCGGATCGAACATCCAGCCGTGGCGTCCCTTTGTGGTGACCGGCGCGCCACTGGCCGAGATCAAGAAGCGTGCCGGCGAGCGCCTGGCCTCGGGTGACCCCTGGGACGAGCCGGAGTATGAGATGTACCCGGCCACGCTGAAGGCGCCCTACCGCGAGCGGCGATCCGCCTTCGGTGAGCAGCGCTACGGCGCTCTCGGCATACCGCGTGAGGACCTGGAGGCGCGTCAGAGAGCCGCTGCCGCAAATTGGGATTGTTTCGGCGCGCCCGCTGCCCTGTTCTGCTACATCGACCGTGACATGGGCCCAGCCCAGTGGGCTGACGTCGGCATGTATTTACAGACCGTCATGCTGCTGCTGCGCGCCGAAGGTCTGCACAGTTGTCCGCAGATGGCCTGGGCGAAGTTTCACAGGACCGTCGCGAAGGTTCTGTCACCCCCGGACGAGCTCGTCCTGTTCTGCGGCATGTCGATCGGGTTCGAGGACGTCAACGCGGCTGACGCCCGTACAGGCCGTGCGCCGCTTGACGAGACGGTCGCCTTCGTCGAGGGGTAGATCCGCGACTGCGTGACGATCAACCTGCTTCCGGCACGGGAGCCTCGTACGTTGCGCACACCGCCGGCATCACCCGATCAGTGGCCACTGTGAAACAGCTCACTGATCAACCAGCAGCCGACCCGCCAGGCCAGCACGCCCAAACCTCAATCGTGGACCAAGTCGTTAGTTAACGGGTAGGTCAACAGACTGCCCGACGCGCCGGATGGCGTCCCGCCGAGTGGTGTAGCCACTCGGCGGGGAGATGACCCGTGATCGCCCGGGTCGGTGGTCGTGGCGGTTGGATGTGAGGTGACGTCCGATCCGACCGCTGGAGGCGCGGTGGCCGAGCCTGTCCGTGTGCGCAGACTGACCGACCAGGAGGGGCAGAAGCTGCAGCAGATCGTGCGCCGGGGCAGCACCAGTACGGTGCGCTTTCGGCGCGCGATGATGCTGCTGGCCTCGGCCAGTGGGAACCGCGTGCCGGTGATTGGCCAGCTGGTCCAGGCCGACGAGAACACCGTCCGCGATGTGATCCACCCCTTCAACCAGATCGGCCTGGCCTGCCTGGACCCTCGATGGGCGGGAGGCCGTCCCCGCCAACTCAGCCTTGACGACGAGGACTTCGTCATCCAGACGGCAACCACCCGCCCGACCGAACTCGGCCAGCCCTTCACCCGCTGGTCACTGCGCAAACTCGTCGCCTACCTGCGCAAAATCCACGGCCGGGCGATCCGCATTGGCCGCGAGGCGTTACGCGGCCTGCTCGCCCGCCGCGGTGTCACCTTTCAGCGCACCAAGACATGGAAGGAATCCCCGGACCCCGAGCGCGAGGCGAAACTGGACCGGATCGAGGAGGTCCTGGACCGCTTCCCGGACCGGGTCTTCGCCTTCGACGAGTTCGGCCCCCTCGGGATCCGACCCACCGGCGGCAGATGCTGGGCCGCGTAGACCAGGCCCGACCGGGTGCCGGCCACCTACCACCGCACCCACGGAGTGCGGTACTTCCACGGCTGCTACTCGGTCGGCGACGACACCCTGTGGGGCGTCAACCACCGCAGGAAGGGCGCCGTGAACACGCTGGCCGCGCTGAAGTCGATCCGCGCCGCCCGGCCCGACGGCGCCCCGATCTACGTGATCCTGGACAATCTGTCCGCCCACAAGGGCGCCGACATCCGCCACTGGGCGAAGAAGAACAAGGTTGAGTTGTGCTTCACCCCGACCTACGCCTCCTGGGCCAACCCGATCGAAGCCCACTTCGGACCACTGCGGCAGTTCACCATCGCCAACTCGCACCACCCCAACCACACCGTGCAGACACGGGCATTGCACGCCTACCTGCGGTGGCGAAACGCCAACGCCCGCCACCGCGACGTCCTGGCCGCAGAACGCAAGGAACGCGCCCGCGTCCGCAGCCTGACACCGCCCAAAGGCCAGTGACTCAGAGGCCTCGGAAGACGCCGTCCTCCTCGACGGCGCCGGCGAACTCCTCGAAATCCATGTTCGCACCCGAGAGGTTGTTCTCAATGCTCCACAGCTGGGCTGCCACAACGCGGGCACCACGCCCACGCTCACCCTGCAGGTCCAGCACGAGGAGCGGCCGTTCAGTCGAGGCGAGGGCTACAGAGTCCGCTAAGACAAGAAGCGGATGCTGGTACTCCGCGGGGATCAGGTCGAGGGCCTGGTCGGATGTCAAGCCCTCGTACCTCCGGTCATCCACGACTGCGACGTTGGCCAGGAAACCGTCCTTGCTGGGCAAGAACAACGACGCCCGCAGAGCGTCCCACGCACCGTCTGCCGAGAAGTCGGTGCGCACAACGAGGGCTTCCAAAGTGCAGGGGAGCTGATTCATGCGCGGACAGTACCGCCAACCCGGTGAACCAATCCGGTCACAGCACTAGCCAATTGAGCTACGGAGGCAAAGACACCGCCCACGGGGAGGGGATGGGCTAGACGCCAGACCCCGCAAGGGTCCGCGCGCTTCAGACCGGATCCGAACCGGCGGCAACTCGCTCGACGTTGGATAGCAGGAGTGCGGGGGAGATTGGATCTTCATTGAAGAGGGAGATCATTGCCGTCATCGCCCGGCACTGTTCACGCGCGGCGGTGCAGCCGTCGGTTCGAGACCGGCCAGCGCTGCACCGCCCCAGGAAGGCCCAGGATGCAACGGCATCGAAACTGCGCTGTTCGACGCCCACGGGGGTGCCGTTCTCTTTAACGGCGCCCGTTGGAATTGTCCAACTGCTCCATAGGTGGCCAGTGAGGCCCATGGGAGGCGAGTGGTGCGGGCGATACGGCCGGTCCAGGCCGACTGCTCCGCGATCGACCAGCAGTTGCCCGCAACGCCCGGCATCAGTAACCCGCGCAGGTATAACACGCCGTTGGCCCGCAGGTCGCGGCGTCGGTAGACCGGCGCGAGGTCTGCGGCGAGCTCGGCGAATACCGCTTCCATCTGCTCGGGATCTGCAATGCGGCGCAGTGCGGGGCCAGCGCCGTGGTCACCGCGCACGGCGCCTATCACCCCGATACCGCTGCGCCACTGCAGCGAAGGCGGCCTTGGGTTCCCACTCCATGTCGGGGTAGGTCTGCCCCCGGCGCCCTTCGAGGAGTTTGACGATGCCCAGCCCGGCCCGGTCCAGATCGTCCCTGGGGTCGCCGTCCGGGCGGTGCGGGTAGCCAGGCAAGGCGAACAGGAACACGAACGCGCTGTCCACGCCCTGGGTCTCGAAGATCTCCAGCAGTTCGCTCAGATATGCGGCCTGGCCGGCCTCGTCACGCTCGTACATGCCGTTCAGCCGTACAGGGGCCTTGGTCTCCGGGTCGTACTCGACCACTTCCAGCACCCGCCCACCGCGGTCTCCCGCGCCGCGGTAGGCCGCGGTGCCGAACCCGGTGATGGCGAGCGGCTTCGGGCCTTGGGCCAGGGTGCGCACCGCATCCCGGAACCGGTCGGCGACCTCGGCGGAGCGGATCAGCTCGAACGTCGCAACGTCGAAGGGAGTCCAGTCGACCTGCTCGAACTGGATGGATGCATAGGTGAGCTTGCCCTGGAAGCGCTCGCGGACCGTGGCCGCGGCGTCGCGAAGGAATGCGTTGATGCGCACGCCGAGCTCGCGCATCGCTTCGGCGCTCCGCTCGGGTTGGCTCATCAGCTGCTCGACCCGCTCCTCGGGGCTCTCTCCGGGCAGGAACCCGCGGTTCATCACGCTCAGCTCGACCCCTGCGACGAACACGACTGTGGCCCCCTGCTGCCGGAGCCGTTCCGCTCGCTCGGCGCAGTCGCGGAAGAGCGTGAGGATCTGCTCCGGATCCAGCTCCAGCGGATAGGGCGAGAACCAGACCTCCAGGCCGAGCTCGGCGGCGGCACCGGCGGCCAGCTCCAGTCGGCCAGGGTCGCCGCCGATGATCTGGATCGCGTTGCAGTGCAGGTCGTCGCGGATGATGGCGAGCTCGCGCCGAACCACCGCGGGGTCGAAGTGCTCGCGGGAAATCTGGCCGTGCACGACGAACCCGGTGTCGTAGGTCATTCCTCTTGCTCGCATGGTGACGGCCTCTCTGTCGGTCCCGGTCGGGTCGAGGCTGACAGTAAAAGTGCGTGCACGCAAGTTTGCGTGCACGCAGTCTGTGTGGAACGCTGACACCCGTGACGACACCACCATCAAGGCTGCGGGAGCGGAAGAAGCAGGCCACGCGCGAGGCGCTACGCGAGGCGGCCCTGCGCCTGGCCGTGGAGCGCGGGCCGGACCAGGTGCGGGTCGAGGACATCGCCGAGGCGGCCGGAGTCTCGCCGCGCACCTACAACAACTACTTCGCCAGTCGCGAGCAGGCGATCGTCTCCGCTGTTACCGCGGACCGGGAGGCGCGGATCGCGGCGGCGGTCGCGGCCCGGCCCGCAGGAGTGCGCCTGGCTGACGCCGTCACCGAAGCAGTGGTCGAGCAGTACACGAACACCGGTGAGCGCGAACGCGAGGCGCTGCTGCTGATCACCACCTGGACCGCGCTGCGCGACGCGTTCCTCGATACCACCGCCGACATCGAGCCCCCTCTCACGCCAGTGATCGCCGAACGCCTAGGTGACGCCGGAGCACGCACAGCCCGCGTTCTCGCGGCAAGCGTGGCCGCGGCGGTTCGCATCGCGTTGGAAGGCTGGCTTCGGCCGGCCGGGAACGCAGAGGCCGCCGGGAGCTTCGGCACCGGAGGACTGGTCGTGCCCTCCGGCTCACTGCCCGACCAGCTCCGCGCGGCACTGGCCCCGCTCGCGCCCGCGTTCGATGCCGCCGAGCGACGCACCCAGCCGTGAAGTCGACCCAACTGGGGCATCCGCTGAACAAATACTAGATCCGGAACATGCCGATGCACCCGGCCGTCATCATTCTCGTCAGCCGATCAAACGTAGATGCCGCCGTGTCAGGTCGCGATCTACGACTGGCTAGGCTAGGGGCGGCGTCACCGCAGGTGGCGGGGCCTTTCTGCTCGGCCATTGCTCGGCCGGAAGTCCTGTAAGGCGTCGGTGGAGCCCGGCAAAATCCGATAACCGTTCAGCGGGAGTAGGCTGCCGGGAAGGGCTGTGACCTGCATAGTCCGGCACTGGCCGACAAAGATCGGCGATCTCCGGTAAAGAACGTAATGCGGCGGCAGGGGACTCATCATCCGTCGGTCGTGGGTTCGAGTCCTGCCCGCCTCACCTGTGCAGGTCTTTGACCTGCGGAAACGTTCATTTTTGGGGTGTCGGAGCGTCAACTTTGCCTGAACGGGCTGAATCCGCTGCTCGTGGGTGTGGAGTCCGGTGGCACTCGGGGCGCCTCCAACCCCTCTGACCAGCGGTGGACTAGGTGTTCGCGGTTGCCGCTCGTGGTCCGGGCAACTGCTTTGAGGGGCGATGCCAAGACCCAGGGCCGTACAGGGGTCGGGACGGCGCGGTC
This portion of the Streptomyces canus genome encodes:
- a CDS encoding MarR family winged helix-turn-helix transcriptional regulator, with protein sequence MADDVLHHSTAARATDRPGDPSPFALGLLLRRAHWRVGAVMGEALRPLGIELRHFAVLIELVNHGPTVQRDLAAATGTDKAGIMRIVDDLERKGLAVRKAVPGDRRVRAVEITPGGLELFDSAHVAAEPLAERLVAELGRGEPEQLTDLLTRLAHPADDEA
- a CDS encoding FMN-dependent NADH-azoreductase gives rise to the protein MATLLHIDSSVFSGEASSSRSVTAAFRRAWEEQHPEGTVIYRDLAADPVPHITADAWSAGYTSPSEHNPEQSAAFAARVKLIEELEQADAVLIGAPMYNFSIPSTLKAWLDSVLLLGRTAGEAPSAQGTPVLVVASRGGSYAPGTPREGYDFVQNYLEAVLKGTLGLDLEFIVPELTMAPRNPAMSELIPRYEASRRHAFEEATSKAKGLAERLAA
- a CDS encoding nitroreductase, with amino-acid sequence MDTYEAVTSRRAVRAFTERPVPRETLERVLSTAAWAPSGSNIQPWRPFVVTGAPLAEIKKRAGERLASGDPWDEPEYEMYPATLKAPYRERRSAFGEQRYGALGIPREDLEARQRAAAANWDCFGAPAALFCYIDRDMGPAQWADVGMYLQTVMLLLRAEGLHSCPQMAWAKFHRTVAKVLSPPDELVLFCGMSIGFEDVNAADARTGRAPLDETVAFVEG
- a CDS encoding DUF6924 domain-containing protein, which gives rise to MNQLPCTLEALVVRTDFSADGAWDALRASLFLPSKDGFLANVAVVDDRRYEGLTSDQALDLIPAEYQHPLLVLADSVALASTERPLLVLDLQGERGRGARVVAAQLWSIENNLSGANMDFEEFAGAVEEDGVFRGL
- a CDS encoding TetR/AcrR family transcriptional regulator, whose amino-acid sequence is MTTPPSRLRERKKQATREALREAALRLAVERGPDQVRVEDIAEAAGVSPRTYNNYFASREQAIVSAVTADREARIAAAVAARPAGVRLADAVTEAVVEQYTNTGEREREALLLITTWTALRDAFLDTTADIEPPLTPVIAERLGDAGARTARVLAASVAAAVRIALEGWLRPAGNAEAAGSFGTGGLVVPSGSLPDQLRAALAPLAPAFDAAERRTQP